From a single Leptotrichia sp. OH3620_COT-345 genomic region:
- a CDS encoding deoxyribonuclease IV: protein MFKIGSHVGMSGKEMFLGSVKEAISYGANTFMIYTGAPQNTRRKPIEELNIEAGLKLMKENNISVNDIVVHAPYIINLGNAVKPETFEIAVQFLKTEIERTDAIGAPRIVLHPGAHVGEGPDIGIAKIIEGLNEVLTKEQKTTVALETMSGKGSECGRSFEEIAKIIDGVKLKDKLSVCFDTCHVNDAGYDIVNNFESVMKDFDRIVGIDRISVVHLNDSKNPKGAMKDRHQNLGFGTIGFDVLNKIAHYEKFKGLPKILETPYVALTEEKGAKTVPPYKFEIEMLKNEKFDKDVLEKIKKQ, encoded by the coding sequence ATGTTTAAAATAGGTTCCCATGTGGGAATGAGCGGAAAAGAAATGTTTTTAGGTTCAGTAAAAGAAGCAATTTCGTATGGAGCAAATACTTTTATGATATATACGGGAGCTCCTCAAAATACAAGGAGAAAACCCATAGAAGAATTGAATATAGAAGCAGGACTTAAATTAATGAAGGAAAATAATATTTCTGTTAATGATATTGTAGTTCATGCTCCTTACATAATAAATTTGGGAAATGCTGTAAAACCTGAAACTTTTGAGATAGCAGTACAATTTCTGAAAACAGAAATAGAAAGAACTGATGCCATAGGTGCACCGAGAATAGTTCTACATCCCGGAGCCCATGTAGGAGAAGGGCCTGATATAGGAATTGCAAAAATTATTGAGGGTTTAAATGAAGTTTTGACAAAGGAACAGAAAACAACAGTTGCCCTTGAAACTATGTCAGGAAAAGGAAGTGAATGCGGTAGAAGTTTTGAAGAAATTGCAAAAATAATAGATGGAGTAAAACTGAAGGATAAGCTTTCGGTATGTTTTGATACATGTCATGTAAATGATGCAGGATATGACATTGTAAATAATTTTGAGAGTGTTATGAAAGATTTTGACAGAATAGTCGGAATTGACAGGATTTCGGTTGTTCACTTAAATGACAGCAAAAATCCGAAAGGAGCAATGAAAGACAGACATCAGAATTTAGGATTCGGAACAATAGGGTTTGATGTTTTAAATAAAATTGCTCATTATGAAAAATTTAAAGGATTGCCTAAAATACTTGAGACTCCTTATGTAGCATTGACAGAAGAAAAAGGGGCAAAAACTGTACCACCTTATAAATTTGAAATAGAAATGCTCAAAAATGAAAAATTTGATAAAGATGTTTTGGAAAAAATAAAAAAACAATGA
- a CDS encoding TrkA family potassium uptake protein, which produces MSGYLVIGLGRFGKSVARTLYNYNKRVLAIDINEDIVQQMTDGGIVNEAVILDASNEHDLKRIINDDFDTAFVCIGENIQASILVTLALKELKVETVICKAKTRMQGKVLEKIGASSVIYPEEDMGEKIAVKVMLPNITEHFKFSEEYGGFEFKAPEKFIGKNLIELDLRNKYEMNIIGIKKENEDSNFIPKPVTIIEKNDTLLVIINYNKISVLDKLIN; this is translated from the coding sequence ATGTCAGGTTATTTAGTAATAGGCTTAGGAAGATTTGGAAAAAGTGTTGCACGAACACTGTATAATTATAATAAGAGAGTGTTGGCAATTGATATAAATGAAGATATTGTACAGCAGATGACAGATGGAGGGATTGTAAATGAAGCGGTAATTCTTGATGCTTCAAATGAGCATGATTTGAAGAGAATTATAAATGATGATTTCGATACTGCATTTGTATGTATAGGTGAAAATATACAGGCAAGTATATTAGTAACTCTTGCATTGAAAGAACTTAAAGTAGAAACGGTCATTTGTAAGGCAAAAACGAGAATGCAGGGAAAAGTTCTCGAAAAAATAGGAGCTTCTTCCGTAATTTATCCTGAAGAGGATATGGGAGAAAAAATTGCCGTAAAAGTAATGCTGCCTAATATAACGGAACATTTTAAATTTTCCGAAGAATATGGAGGATTTGAGTTCAAAGCTCCTGAAAAATTTATCGGAAAAAATTTAATAGAACTTGATTTAAGAAATAAATATGAAATGAATATCATAGGAATAAAAAAAGAAAATGAAGATTCAAATTTTATTCCGAAACCTGTGACAATTATAGAAAAAAATGATACATTACTTGTAATAATAAATTATAATAAAATTTCAGTACTTGATAAATTAATAAATTAG
- a CDS encoding TrkH family potassium uptake protein has protein sequence MKRNKEISPYVIILTSFLVMIFLGGIVLSLPLSTVDGKGTGFIDGIFTATSAVCVTGLTINDVSSSYNLFGKTVILMLIQLGALGFITFSSMFVLLVTKKISYYTKKVVQEDLNTETLFDIQNYIRKVMITVFGIEFVGAVFLFFEFIQKFEFKRAVYYSLFHSISAFCNAGFSLFPDSLMSFKGSAVINISVPLLIFFGGIGFATLMNVYRYFRGKDKRLTTNSKVSINISIFLIIAGTILIFFTEYSNKLTMGNYTIYEKIGASFFQSVSTRTAGFNTISLSEMKSSTTFLFIILMFIGASPGSTGGGIKTTTIGLIILGIRNIIDNREYLEINGRRINWHNFNKAVAVITISLTYITVILFVMTSIEKNMNFENLLFEIVSAFGTVGLTRGITPLLSDVSKIFIILTMLIGRVGPLTMTLVLISKKLKKGKYKYPEENLLIG, from the coding sequence ATGAAAAGAAATAAAGAAATATCACCATATGTCATAATCCTAACATCGTTTTTAGTTATGATATTTTTGGGCGGAATAGTTCTTTCACTGCCTCTATCTACTGTAGATGGAAAGGGAACCGGATTTATTGACGGTATTTTTACTGCAACTTCAGCTGTATGTGTGACGGGACTTACGATAAATGATGTAAGCAGCAGTTATAACTTATTTGGAAAAACTGTAATATTGATGCTTATACAGTTGGGAGCATTGGGATTTATAACATTTTCATCAATGTTTGTACTTCTTGTAACTAAAAAAATAAGTTATTACACAAAAAAGGTTGTTCAGGAAGATTTAAATACAGAAACTCTATTTGACATACAGAATTACATAAGAAAAGTGATGATAACCGTTTTTGGAATAGAATTTGTAGGAGCAGTTTTTTTGTTTTTTGAATTTATACAAAAATTTGAGTTTAAAAGAGCGGTTTATTACTCTTTATTTCATTCAATTTCGGCATTTTGCAATGCCGGTTTTTCACTTTTTCCGGATAGTCTTATGTCGTTTAAAGGAAGTGCTGTAATAAATATTTCCGTTCCTCTGCTTATTTTTTTCGGTGGAATAGGATTTGCAACACTAATGAATGTTTACAGATATTTTAGAGGAAAAGACAAACGACTTACTACAAATTCAAAAGTATCCATAAATATTTCCATTTTTCTTATAATAGCCGGAACGATTTTAATATTTTTTACTGAATATTCTAATAAACTTACAATGGGAAATTATACAATTTATGAAAAAATAGGAGCTTCATTTTTTCAAAGTGTATCTACAAGAACAGCGGGTTTTAATACAATATCATTATCTGAAATGAAAAGTTCGACAACATTTCTTTTTATTATTCTTATGTTTATAGGAGCTTCTCCGGGGTCAACGGGAGGAGGCATTAAAACTACCACAATAGGTCTTATTATACTAGGGATAAGGAATATAATAGATAATAGGGAATATCTGGAAATAAATGGAAGAAGAATTAATTGGCATAATTTTAATAAAGCTGTAGCAGTAATCACAATATCCCTTACGTATATTACAGTTATTCTTTTTGTAATGACTTCAATTGAAAAAAATATGAATTTTGAAAATTTACTTTTTGAAATAGTATCTGCATTTGGTACAGTGGGACTGACAAGAGGTATAACCCCTTTACTTTCTGATGTTTCTAAAATTTTTATAATATTGACAATGCTTATAGGTAGAGTAGGTCCTCTTACTATGACTTTAGTATTGATTTCGAAAAAACTTAAAAAAGGAAAATATAAATATCCTGAAGAGAACTTGCTCATAGGATAA
- a CDS encoding spherulation-specific family 4 protein, whose amino-acid sequence MKKLLLFASLVLSINTFSAYVNSATTFSSKVDKQSMIIPAYNYPDGVNDQYWNSVTALGGSKVPYVIINPDNGSGNNADPNYIRQIEANKNAGIKSIGYIRTKYRGRSVAEVVAEVDTYFRLYGENNISGFFFDEIKVDENSSVEYMESIYNYVKSKSADKLVMGNPGRQINDKMAPYADIFVTSEISADEYINRFSAPKSEFENNSANSRHIMHIVYGATPDQYETIVKLSRERNAGWLIITDDTQPNPYDGLPTDINKIAKLINNLGGIPNPNNSGGGLGSIPKTGIPQGVFDKKSIAIPRSKVDLDLVKSSRGTIYRNMENIKEDGITFDTVYIGQFGTDFKEKNGNVKYSSSSNGILLSIFKDYGKFNLGGGFGYQKSKVRYGEKFSGIKENIDSFQFLFGGKYKINENIDLSGVVTYSENIHKYRNENGRVFMDGAKYNSKILDADTRIGYKYMFEKGYIKPYLGLGITSVREGEISKLGIKGTSATGLNSIIGLYAQLNYGNAVLFGNVEYEQRLRKKSYHNRREYNVLFDIAPLEYKRGVFNAGLGIGYKLSDMLNVILSYELSESRNNVFKLGLEAEF is encoded by the coding sequence ATGAAAAAACTATTATTATTTGCATCATTGGTTTTGAGTATCAACACTTTTTCTGCATATGTAAATTCAGCAACTACTTTTTCTAGTAAGGTGGATAAACAGTCAATGATAATACCGGCTTATAATTATCCTGACGGAGTTAATGATCAATATTGGAATTCCGTGACAGCTCTGGGAGGTTCTAAAGTTCCTTATGTAATTATAAATCCTGATAACGGTTCAGGAAATAACGCTGATCCAAATTATATAAGACAAATAGAAGCCAATAAAAATGCGGGTATAAAAAGTATAGGATATATTCGTACCAAATATAGAGGCAGATCGGTTGCCGAAGTTGTTGCTGAAGTTGATACTTATTTTAGATTATACGGAGAAAATAACATAAGCGGTTTTTTCTTTGATGAAATTAAAGTAGATGAAAACAGCAGTGTTGAATATATGGAATCCATTTATAATTATGTAAAAAGTAAATCAGCAGATAAACTTGTTATGGGAAATCCCGGAAGACAGATAAATGATAAGATGGCTCCGTATGCTGACATATTTGTGACAAGTGAAATAAGTGCCGATGAATATATAAACAGGTTTTCGGCTCCAAAATCAGAATTTGAGAATAATTCTGCAAATTCAAGACATATTATGCACATTGTTTATGGAGCAACTCCCGATCAGTATGAAACAATAGTCAAATTATCTCGTGAACGTAATGCAGGTTGGCTTATAATAACTGATGATACTCAACCTAATCCATATGACGGACTCCCTACAGATATAAACAAAATTGCAAAACTAATTAACAATTTAGGAGGTATTCCCAATCCTAATAATTCGGGAGGAGGTTTAGGCTCAATTCCGAAGACAGGAATTCCTCAAGGTGTTTTTGATAAAAAAAGTATAGCGATTCCAAGATCAAAAGTTGATCTTGACCTTGTAAAAAGTTCAAGAGGAACAATTTACAGAAATATGGAAAATATAAAAGAAGATGGAATTACTTTTGATACAGTGTATATCGGACAATTTGGAACAGATTTTAAAGAAAAAAACGGAAATGTAAAATATTCTTCTTCAAGTAACGGAATTCTCCTTTCAATATTTAAAGATTACGGGAAATTTAATTTAGGAGGAGGTTTTGGATATCAAAAATCAAAAGTCAGATATGGTGAAAAGTTTAGTGGAATAAAAGAAAATATAGATTCTTTCCAATTTCTATTTGGAGGAAAGTATAAAATAAATGAAAATATTGATTTATCAGGTGTAGTTACATACTCTGAAAACATTCACAAATATAGAAATGAAAATGGGAGAGTATTTATGGATGGAGCAAAATATAATTCAAAAATACTTGATGCTGATACGAGAATAGGATATAAATATATGTTTGAAAAAGGGTATATAAAGCCTTATTTAGGATTGGGAATTACAAGTGTAAGAGAAGGTGAAATTTCTAAACTCGGAATAAAAGGAACGTCAGCTACAGGACTAAACAGTATAATAGGATTATATGCACAGTTGAATTATGGAAATGCGGTTTTATTTGGAAATGTTGAATATGAACAGAGGCTGAGAAAAAAATCTTATCATAACAGAAGAGAATACAATGTATTATTTGATATAGCTCCGTTGGAATATAAAAGAGGAGTATTTAATGCAGGTCTGGGAATAGGATATAAATTGTCAGATATGTTAAATGTAATACTAAGCTATGAATTATCAGAAAGCAGAAATAACGTATTTAAATTAGGACTTGAAGCGGAATTTTAA